Below is a genomic region from Anabas testudineus chromosome 13, fAnaTes1.2, whole genome shotgun sequence.
ctgcgtGTTTTCACTCCTCCTACACATGCATAATGTGTATGAGGTAAACATACCTCCATCAGGTTCTTTATTTTTCCCAAAGTTGGTGTCAGAAGTCGAGTTTCCTGCTCAGGACTTCTGAGTTGCCTCTCAAGGTAGGACTGGATAGCAGCGTGGTGGTATTTCAAATCCCTCATGATGTTCTTAATGCATTCACCCTGccaagacaaacaggaaaaaagaaataagcaaTCAGTCTCATGTCTCTATTATTAAAATGAAGGATTTTGATTCACATGTAAGTCTTGATACCAGTAGCTAGACTTTCCTTAAATAACCAGATGATttgtaaaacatcaaaaaaaaaaaaaaaaaagaaagaaagaagaacaacagCATACCTCGCTAAAGGGTGAGTGTCTTTGCATCACGCAACTTGATGAGTTCTGTGTgaggaaacaacattttcataaatatcAGCAGCAGTAAGTGTGAAAGCTGAGCTCAAAGTCGGAGGATCCATCCAATAAATGATGTTTCTATAAAAACAGCTTATGTCCCAAACTATTTTAGACCAAAGAAGCTTGTAAGATATGaataatttatatttcattGAAACAGGCAAAGAGAACTCAAAGTAGAGTTGGTGTATTTTTACTAAATactgataaataaacaaatgctaCCTGTGTCGGATTGGGCGCACACACCAGCGCCGTCTCAGCTTTGCTGCGCATAACCACTGCGTCCGATTTGATGCCAAAACATAAATCGTCCTGTGATACAGAATAAGAAAATCCattattattaaacaacaaatgctaaaaaaaaaaaaaaaaaaaccttttctgGAGAGGCTGTTGTCTATGAAATCCTACGCTGTAGCTGTACTCACGCTCTTGAGAAGCTCTGTGATATTCAGCAGCAGGTCCTTGAAGAGCGACGCGCACAGGACGCACTGCTCTGCGCTCAGGCTGTCAGCGGGCACCGGGACTCCCGTGGAGGTGCGACAGCTCAgggtcagcagcagcacacaggaggCGAGGTCTGCAGGGCAAGAGAAGAATAAGCATCAACGCATGCATCTTATGGGCCTCAGCCACCTCTCTAATGTCACCTGGAGAACTGAGTGCTCTTCTATCTCGGTCTGGGACTTTGTGACTCACATAAATTCAGATTTGCCATCTTCCTGATGAGATAGAGATCTTTGGTCGAGACTGATAAATCACTTGTGTTGCTGCCTTCTTATTTGTCGAATATATATGTATTCATGGGGAcattccctcctcctcccttggagcagcagcaacatcaaaAAGAAACCAAACGTCATACGTAATTTCCTGATCTTCCAGCACGTAGTAGTAGACAGCGAAAATGGGAAgtcttgtttcatgttttaaatgaaagcaGCTGCGGGGGGGGGGAAGTAAACTCAAGAGTGTGTGATGCAACTGTTTTTCATGCATGTAGTAATTGGTTTTCTAAAAATAGGTTTTAGGTAGGTGAGTGGCTTGCAACTCTCCACATGTGACCACAAAGAAAAACCAACGCAGGCTCACTCATTTGACACTGATGGCACACAGCGGTCACACACTTTACTCTGgatacagacatgactctgttcctgtcagcagcagcatcgtGGCCGCTGGTAGCCGTTTATTTAAAGTCACTCCTCATCACAACGTATACATGGTTCCTGTAAGgtgtaaaacacaacacatgagaaatgtctttaaagaaAAATCCAGCAAGCTGCGCAATGAcctgtttttataatttatacaaTCAGTCGTATTGCGTATTGCGTATGCTTCATTCTGGAGGCCTGCAATATCCTCCAGCCCAGACTGTATTTGATGCAATATTAAAATTACAGAACAATTGCATAAGAATCAGAGTGATACTATGGACATGTGATGCGTTGCTCATGTGCAGAATGTTTGTGCTCGTGTTGTGAGTTAATCATTGCAAACCTGCTTTTTCCCAGTCTGTGTTACGACGGTCTCATTTCTCATATTGGTGTTAAGGCGACGGTGCTGTGGCGGTAAGTCCGAGGCCGGTGAACCCACTCTCCTTCGTATTAGAGGAACCGGGCACCGGGCGGAGCGCAGGCCCGTTACGCAGCTGAGGCACTTCATTCCCAACgtggtttttatttaatgcagcACGTTTCAAACGGACTCTGCTGTGTGTCCATCCTCTGTGTCAACGTagaggacgtgtgtgtgtgtgtgtgtgtgtgtgtgtgtgtgtgtgtgtgtgtgtgtgtgcgtgcgcgttTTTTTTCCGTCTGGCCAGAGCGCGAGGGGGCGGTGGGTACAGGCCTACGACTTCAAGATACGTCAAGATACCAACATTTCTATGGGGAAGGTGTCACAAAGAATTCATCATAAATGCCACTTACTGTGTGATCAGGTCTAGTAGCTCTGTACTCAAGTGATGTACTCGATTACTTCTACTCGAGTACAACTGAAATACTTCCTCGACGCACTGTCGTAGCCTAAATACTATAAAGTAGTTTGAATTAGCTCCAGCTACAAAAGAGAGAAGATCCAACATATTCAACCAGTGCCAACGTAAAGTTATTCCAAAAAAGTACAGGGTGGCAAAACCAGCTTCAGATTTCATATTTGCAACAAATATTGTGTAATAATACAGCATGTGGGCCATTTTACATAGTGACACAGGGGAGCAGAGCTCTGAATGTAAATAAATCCTGGACTCTTCATCCGCTGTCAGTTCTCATCCatgaaaatgcaataaaaatgcacttttaGGTAGAAATAGTTGGATCTacataacagagagagagagaaagatcagATTGTAAGTTATActtatgtaatgtaatgtaatttataacCTCTGTGAGTGTGTCACTAGTTTTGTTGTGGTTGAAATACACAAACTAATTTTGTTTGGCAAACTTATGACAAAGAGTTTGGTCATTCAGCTAACTTCTGTTTCCAAGATCAAGGCTGAACTTTCATTCTCAGGTAGAGTTTTTCCTGTTAGTACAgtatgtcaaaaaaaaaaaggtgattttttttttctgagaaagTCACAAAACTCCAaatgagaaaaatgtgaaaCCAGCATTGATTCATGAAGCATTATGTCATCCTCTCCTTACATCCTCCAGGATCTGTGATCTCCAGTCGGCGTGTTTAACTGACTTTTGTAAAAAAAGTGCACTCTCTGAAACTAGTGGTCACTGAGAAGTCAACAGGAGTTTCCTGGCCTGTTTCTGTCTTCACCACAGGACTATCAAATACTGAAACTTACAACTGCTCTTTTAATACAGCATATACTCAAACCGTTGACCCACGGGGGGGAAGGGGGGGACttcttcacagaaacatcatattttacatgaaaatagGCATCGTATTCATTTATGTACTGAACTTTCAAGTCACACAGAATCATTTCTCTGCACTTATAACTGACCAGAGTTAAATAGTGTCAATTttcatgtgaaagaaaaaattCCTAATTATGACATTAAAGGGGTTGTCCAAAATAAATAGAGTCCCTTTAAGAGCCGTCCGCCAATCCTAGTTAGAGACAAGACGAGCGAGAGACAAACAATGTCGTGATGAGGCAAGACTGAAACAGAAAGTGTTGAGTCATACTGTAATGTGGTGATGTCTTGAATTCTCACAGCAGTCATGACCAGTGATTAAACTTCATGTTCATTAGAAAGAGGAAGTTCAGCTGAAAGAACAAATTTATCCCGCAGAGATACACAAATGCACGCAAGAGCCAACATATATGAAACaaagtttattctttattttacatatCTGTACATAAACATTTCTTCCCTCAAATAAAGTTTCTGAATACAATAGGATGAAAACAATATTAACACACttattcatttcaaatgacTCGTGTCAGAAAATCAACATTCACAAGATGTTGAAGAGCAATTAGAGTGAACGTATTACCAAAAGCTACGACTCCACTACAAGGCAGGCATGTTTCCTTTACACTCTTTTAGCAccttcaaataaacatttctcagtTGAAAACTACCATTtgtgcagaataaaaacaggtCAAAATACTTGAAAATTACTGTCCAACTTAAAATGGTCTGAAGAAGTTAgttttccatcatttttttatacagtgttgtttttttttttctcaagacTGACTTTCTACTAAATTTTTCACtattgttgaatttttttttcccacacttTTTGCGTTTGAACAGTTATAATTTAGTGGCGAATGTAGAAAGTTAAAAAGAAACCATAGCAAAGCAAGGCCGATCACTGCACAGGAAGCTGGGGACAGAATCCATGACAACACACAATCAGTTTCCTTTTCTCccaggaagaaggagaaagtgCTCCTCCGCTCTCGGTGTTGGGCGAAAAACCACAGAAGCAAATGAAAGAGGGTGACCttcttctgtgctgctgttactgCTGGAGTCAGAGGTTTGGACAGGAAGGTGGACAGGGCGAGACAGGGAAGCAGGAAGGGGGGAAAATACTCGGGACAAGTGGGCAGGATTTGGATTGACACAGGGCAGAGGTTTAATGGCCGGAGGGGAAAAGTCTGGTTTGGAGCAGGGACTAAGCTTGGCAGAGGGGAGCAGGGTGGAGAGAGGACGGGCATCTTATTTGGATAGGGTCCTCTCAGCCAAATGTTTCTGCTGGCTCTGAGCATgcctggaaaagaaaaaaggacatATGATCATTTCAAGTAGAAATCTGGCGACATTTTGGATTTAAGAATATTTCATGAACACAAATATCTAAATTTTAGATCTTCAACACAATTcaactgaacatttttattgtgaGAACTTGTAAACAAGTGTTCTGACTTGAActttattaacttaaaagatttgaatgaatgactaataaaaaaaacaaaacaaaacaaaaaacaaagaaataaaacaaatctttcaAAAATCAACAAAGTTCCTGGGAGCTCCTTAATTTAAGTGTTTCAGAGGAAAATGGAAATTACCATTGTAAATGAAGACGctaacacatttaaatcacataAACAAGACTAATATTTACACAACAAAACTTTTTGACACAGCTGATTATAGATATTAGATTTGTTGGTTCAGTGAATTCACATTAATTCAACAAACTACTAAAAGAGTTTACACGAGGTAAAGGTTTACACTCCGATTTTTGAGTTgatatattttacagtgaaacaagTGGTGACCCCATTGTTAGTGTCCAACAAATCTATTGAAAACACATGAGCGAGCCACATCGTTGTACTACGGCAGCTTTATTAGCACAAAGACAGTGATTGTACTTTATATTTAGAGCCAATCTCTGTTATTTGACTAATTGTTAAAGGGGAACTTTGCTGATTTCACACATCAGAGTCTGTTTACAACTGTCAGACAGTGGAGTAACACCTAACACTTCATACATGGAAAAAGTTACTTCAGTATTATATATTGAAGTATAAAGGCTATTGTGACTCTAGAAGGAGTGGGTAAATTGCCTCAAGTGAGGATGTCTCAAAGGTTAGGGTCGGTAACTTCAGTTTGTAAATGGAAAGGCTGTGGTTAGAAAGCAGTGAGCTACCCTTCAATTCTGCTGGAGGCTGATGATATGACTGAATGTGGTGTTTTGGGTAACATAGTCAACAGATAACATTGGGTTTGTGCCAGATCTTCCAGCTATTGACAGCTCTGTATGAGTGCAATGCTTAACCAGTGGAAACCATAGCAATAGAGAGATGATAAAATAATCCTACTGGTGATTAGATCTTTTTATGATGTTTGTTGAGTTTATGATGCTTAGAAAAAGCTTCACAGCTCAGTGCCGATGCTAAGGGGACTGACTGAGGCTGAGACCCACAGACATGGAAGGAAAGTACTGAGACGTTAGGAGACAGACATATTATTGATTTTGGTCTATTTTCAGTTAATGTCTTGACAATAAGACTATTTCCCACATTCATCTTTTTACCAAGGAgttctttttttctctaatacACCAGATGAGTAAAACAGTAAAGTCAGTAAATCATCACCTGGTGAGGTCCTCTATTTCAACCAACATGGCATCCTGCTCCATGTGTAGCTCATCTCGCATGAGCAGCAACTGTACAAGCTCGTCATTCAGGCCTGGAGtgaagagacaggagaggagaccaAATTATGTCAGACTATGTGTGTATCAGTATGACCGAGCAGGAATTTGTCCACATTTAAACAGCACAATAGCCACACAAAGGCATCGAAAGCATTATGAGTATTGACAGTCAGACCACAGAGGCCATGGTTGTTTTCAAATCACATGTTTCAGCTATTGTTCCTTCAGCATTGCCAGAAAATATAAAGCCCCAACAAAAGAGATTTTGAGGGGAAAGTCTGTTTTGTAAGTAAAAACTAGCTCATCAAATTGGACTCAAGGGGATTTTTGGAGCTTCTTTATGTAAGATGAGAGATTATTCATCACACAGTACCAGGATCAATGATCTGTACAGAGCAGTAACAGTAAATGCTGAGGGGAAGCATCCACTGTGCAGTTCTTTGAACTGACTAACATATATAAAAGTACTTTCACATCCACTGAAAAGGGTAGGGGTCagtatgcatgtgcatgtttttcccCATTTGCTCTGTTGCTCATTTCTGCAAAGGAAAACCGAGATCTGGGGCTtggtatttgtgtgtatatatttagtACTCTACTGTGTGGTCAACTTACTCTCAATCTGTGAGTGCAGGTCATTGACTATAACCTGGAGCTGCCCCAGCGTCATGTCTCTCAAGTCGGTAGGCTTCAGGTTTCTTTTCATTAGACACTCATTGATGTGAGGCATGTGCGGAAGCTGCCGAAAAACATTCAGAGAGACAAGGACACATGAAGAAAAGCACAGGTTCACATAgtgatatatatatgtatatatgtatttatatgtacgTCTGATCATCAGgtatttgtttaattcatttaaaaaaaaaaagaataatttacTGTTGAAATAATggacattaataaataaataataagattCAAAATCAGTGATATTGGCAGTGAGAGTTCTGAGAGAATTGATTGTAGTGACATAGATGAATCAGTCAACTGGCACCTCTATTATTGTCATTTTGTACCATGTAACTATTTACTCACTGGAAAAGAATAATCAGCGACTCATGAGTGCAATTGAAAATAACGGCTTGTTGTGGTCGTGAAGTTGCTCGGATACAGTGAAAATCCACGATGACATCGATTACCATCAAAAAAATTTGCAAGTGGTGCCTGAACACGTGGGTTGTTGGtttttctgtgaaaaacaactGCTTCTAGGTCTTATGGCTTCTTCTGATAATGCCCCTGATGAAACAAGGGAATGTCACCTTATCTCCGTCAAGGTCACTTAGTGTGGGGAGTCTGTAAAGTCTGGGGATTTCAAATTGGCACTGCCACTTTGTCACAGTTGACACGTCAGCTCAGTGACTGTGAGGCTTACAGCAGCTTTGTCCTCTGGATGCCTTTTACCCCACATTGTAGTTGATTTGACCCCATAATTTAACGATTTTCCTTGTACTagtattttgtcatttagcaCAAAGTCTTGCTAAAAGGAATATTAGTAAAACATGAGTTCTTTGTAATCACAGACGAATCACAGGTGGAGTCacaataaaaactgagaaattacaCTGTGCTTTGTGTCCCAGTACCACTCCCAGTTGCTCTGTTGTTGTCAGTCAACCTCCGTTTTATtgcaaatgcaataaaatgaaatcaatcgATAAACAAAATCGCACTGTGTGCGCTGATGATGTGCTTTTTGTTTATCTGACTTTCCCTCTGAGGACTTGTATCCAACCTGTCTgcattctttctctttccctccaaCGCCCATTTtcgctctccctccctctctcaccttCAGTCTTGACAAACAAAAGGTAGGACACGTGCCTCGCTCTTGCCCCACCGTCGGAGTTTGCTCACTACGTTCTcactctttcactttcacatgtCACAGATACAACTAGActgtgtcagtttcagttttgagTGACTGGACttgaataaaagagaaatgtgaagCACAACATGACTAAGTGATGGGAAAGATTGTCGATTGGCGTTTGATGTGACTCAACGCGCTATGATGCCGACCACAGTGTTAGTTTTTGTAGTAGATTGACAAAAGTAGCAATTGCAAGTGCTCAATATCTGCAAACCAACCTCCAGCAATGAGTCGATATCATATCGAGGAAGTACAAGCTCTTCTCTGAATGACACTCAGAGAGAATTGAGGTTTTACAGTAGAATCAAAATGTCTCCCATTGAATTTCTTGAGCTGATTTTCAAGCATTTCATCCTAATTCTGTTTATATAGATTGAGGAAAACCTATATTTTTAGCTATTAACCctcttgtcttttatttgacaatttaggcaaatcatttcatttcttcttcttcttctttcggcttttcccatcaggggtcgccacagcgaatcatccttttccacctaaatctatcatgaacatcttctaccctaacactagccaacctcatgtcctctgttaagacatccatatatctcctccttggtcgtcctcttgccctcctgcctggcagctccatctccaacatccttctaccaatatactcactatccctcctctgaacatgtccgaaccatctcagtctggcctctctgactttgtcgctaacacaggcaacgtgagctgtccctctgatgtactcgttccttattctgtctaacctggtcactcctaaggagaacctcaacatcttcatctctgctacctccatctcagcctcttgtctctgtctcactgctaccgtctctaacccatagagcagagctggtctcaccactgtcttgtacacctttcctttgagtcttgctgacactcttttgtcacacaacactcctgacactttcctccacccgctcc
It encodes:
- the il12a gene encoding interleukin-12 subunit alpha, which translates into the protein MANLNLYLASCVLLLTLSCRTSTGVPVPADSLSAEQCVLCASLFKDLLLNITELLKSDDLCFGIKSDAVVMRSKAETALVCAPNPTQNSSSCVMQRHSPFSEGECIKNIMRDLKYHHAAIQSYLERQLRSPEQETRLLTPTLGKIKNLMENCSLNGKNGENEDFSEVQWENSTFDNRQAMCKMMKGFYVRTITINRAMGYICSGDHRK